In Serinicoccus marinus DSM 15273, the genomic stretch GGGCGACGTGCGCGATCCCGCGCACCACATCGCGGCCGGCGACCGCTACCTGGCCGCGCTCACCAGCGACCTGCGCTCGCGTCAGCCGTGGAAGCTGCTGGTCGCCGAGGACATGCAGGACGACCCGGCGGTCACCCGGTCGCCTCACGAGGGAGGGTTGGGCTTCCACAGCCAGTGGGACGCCCGCTTCGTGCACGGGGTGCGCGCGGCGCTGGAGGCCGTCGACGACGCGGGGCGTGATGTGCGGGCGGTGGCCGCCGCGGTCCTGGGGCAGGGCGGTCCCCTGCACGAGCGGGTGGTCTACACCGAGTCGCACGACGAGGTGGCCAACGGCCGCGCCCGGGTGCCGGAGCAGATCATGCCGGGCCGGGCCGACTCCTGGCACTCCCGGACCCGGTCCGCCCTCGGGCTGGTCCTCACCCTGACCGCCCCGGGCATACCCATGCTGTTCCAGGGACAGGACGTGCTGGAGGACGGCTGGTTCACCGACACCCACCCGGTCGACTGGGCCAAGGCCCATCATCGGGCGGGTTTCCTCCACCTGGTGCGGCAGCTGGTCCGGCTGCGCCGCGACGCCTCCGGCACGACCCGTGGCCTGCGGGGACGGCACACGCAGGTCCTCCGCGCCGACGACGGGATCCTGGCCTACCACCGGTGGGACCGGGGCGGGCCGGGCGACGACGTCGTGGTCGTCGTCAACCTCACCACGCACCCGCGGCGCGACCTGCGTCTCGGGCTGCCGGGAGGCGGCCGGTGGCGGGTGCGCTGCAACACCGACGCCCCGACCTACGGCCCCGGGCTGGGGTCCGTCCACGCGCACGACACCGACACCGAACCGCGCCCGTGGGACGGTCGGGCGGACAGCGCGCTGGTCAGCGTCGGTCCGTATGCCGCGCTGATCCTCTCGCAGGACTGATGACGACCTCGCGCGGTCAGCTGCTCAGCACGCCGGCCACCGGCGTCACATCCGCAGCAGCTCGATCGTGAAGTCTTCGTAGTCCTCGACGACCACGGTCAGCT encodes the following:
- a CDS encoding alpha amylase C-terminal domain-containing protein — its product is MGATRPNYDRKAVRNFLRDSAVMWLEDFRVDGLRLDGTNFVRSRWGDVRDPAHHIAAGDRYLAALTSDLRSRQPWKLLVAEDMQDDPAVTRSPHEGGLGFHSQWDARFVHGVRAALEAVDDAGRDVRAVAAAVLGQGGPLHERVVYTESHDEVANGRARVPEQIMPGRADSWHSRTRSALGLVLTLTAPGIPMLFQGQDVLEDGWFTDTHPVDWAKAHHRAGFLHLVRQLVRLRRDASGTTRGLRGRHTQVLRADDGILAYHRWDRGGPGDDVVVVVNLTTHPRRDLRLGLPGGGRWRVRCNTDAPTYGPGLGSVHAHDTDTEPRPWDGRADSALVSVGPYAALILSQD